One window of the Aptenodytes patagonicus chromosome 17, bAptPat1.pri.cur, whole genome shotgun sequence genome contains the following:
- the PRR11 gene encoding proline-rich protein 11 → MAKYKKRRRKQRARAKILLGKKGDAGNPQGSGCPSPRSAGDLPLNTSPVPSHLSSLWSLALPSVKNVVKPFTTTASFLYCWCQNTVVQSFKVVKDTIFPSQIYLRELNTFREQLEKLETEFSRLQGTLQMNGIAALSSENSLCQRCNKPVLGAPVQMQTGPPSSASGPSAIQLQPVSAPPPPLPPPPPPPPPPLPPPKLPPAPLLLKRGNGSKALLAPSLKKDGPMQITLKDLLNVKLKKTDGNLRIDKAESPVKTRRGLITVSDLQSVSLRPKSKPSAHITNSLITPPKNQLDLRKHLKKVNIQRSPGGTPLHSKENIECGSGLTPIMTQALRRKFQMAHPKSPSPARLSAANSFDEQT, encoded by the exons atggcAAAGTATAAGAAACGCCGACGAAAACAGAGAGCCAGAGCAAAAattctactgggaaaaaaaggagatgctGGTAACCCCCAGGGCTCGGGTTGTCCTTCTCCACG GTCAGCAGGTGATCTTCCTCTGAACACATCACCTGTCCCAAGCCATCTGTCCTCACTCTGGTCATTAGCCTTGCCCAGCGTAAAAAACGTGGTAAAACCCTTTACAACAACAGCGTCATTTTTGTATTGTTGGTGCCAGAACACGGTTGTACAG AGTTTTAAGGTGGTTAAAGACACCATATTTCCATCACAAATCTACTTAAGGGAGCTAAATACGTtcagagagcagctggaaaaGTTGGAAACTGAATTTTCCAGACTACAAGGAACCCTCCAG ATGAATGGAATTGCTGCTTTGTCTTCAGAAAATTCCCTTTGTCAAAGGTGTAATAAACCAGTTCTGGGTGCTCCTGTTCAAATGCAGACGGGCCCGCCGTCATCAGCATCTGGGCCTTCTGCAATACAGCTGCAGCCTGTATCTGCACcccctccacctcttcctccgccgccgccaccaccaccaccaccactgccgcCACCAAAACTGCCTCCAGCACCTCTCCTCCTCAAACGGGGCAACGGCTCTAAAGCACTTCTG GCACCATCACTGAAAAAAGATGGGCCGATGCAGATCACTCTCAAAGATCTCCTGAACGTTAAACTGAAGAAGACGGACGGCAACCTGAGAATAGACAAG GCAGAATCACCGGTGAAGACACGCAGGGGATTAATTACAGTCTCAGATTTACAGAGTGTTAGTCTGAGACCTAAATCCAAGCCATCAGCTCACATTACAAATTCCTTAAT tacCCCTCCTAAAAATCAGTTAGATCTTCGAAAACACCTGAAGAAAGTCAATATACAAAG AAGTCCTGGTGGCACTCCACTACATAGTAAAGAAAACATTGAATGTGGGTCTGGCTTGACACCAATAATGACGCAGGCGCTGCGGCGCAAATTTCAG ATGGCTCATCCGAAGAGTCCCTCGCCTGCCCGGTTAAGTGCTGCAAACAGCTTTGATGAACAGACGTAG
- the SMG8 gene encoding nonsense-mediated mRNA decay factor SMG8: protein MPLPAGPPGGAAVGPVSLRELLLAATAAAEGGGGGGTAAAAGPGAAAAAGDEEVCVVGIFGKTALQLCSEKEALVSTVCDRQVFPLFEQEDPELADGAPGQEGEPAAKDYNQLQAYYSQESRVLYLVLTSICDTPQLLRACGDLAAAESREAGPGHPSGGPAPLPHAEAHEFWKHQEKLHCLSLLYLFSVCHILLLVHPTCSFDITYDRVFRALDGLRQKVLPSLKAAIKDCPVGKEWKLNCRPCPPRLLFLFQLNGALKVDPLPGRGQDPCGHLEKPPPKKHSPKRRLQHALEDQIYRIFRKSRVLTNQSINCLFTVPANQAFVYIVAGGAQDGDDPVAMLLDQLRSNCTMRETDSLLAPTLSGPRRYQMMRHGRQQLSFHAESSSSSSSSSGQLVDCTLKEFLWQHVELVLSKKGFDDSVGRNPQPSHFELPTYQKWVAAALKLYEVTIEGKDDDPTSLTGELSSKIMGSIKVLEGYLDIDTKFSENRCQKALPMAHSAYQSNLPHNYTMTVHKNQLAQALRVYSQHARGPAFHKYAMQLNEDCYKFWSNGHQLCEERSLTDQHCVHKFHLLPKAGEKPEADRNPPVLYHNSRARSTGACNCGRKQAPRDDPFDIKAANYDFYQLLEEKCCGKLEHINFPVFQPSTPDPAPARDESSPAPLEGETEKLKEKEPQTQGESTGLSLALSLGQSTGSLGTYPPDAQGGGDNAESHGQSGDSKSEKRPSLVDRQASTVEYLPGMLHSNCPKGLLPKFSSWSLVKLGPAKAYNFHTGLDQQGFIPGTNYLMPWDIVIRTRTEDEGDLDTNSWPAPNKAVPGKRSAVVMGRGRRRDDIARAFVGFEYEDARGRRFMCSGPDKVMKVMGGGPKESAIKALNSDMPLYILSSTQGRGLKPHYAQFMRLFVVVPDAPLQITLTPQVQPGPPPCPVFYPEKQEITLPSDGLWVLRFPYAYVTERGPCFPPKESQQLMSYKVLRGILKAITQ from the exons ATGCCGCTGCCGGCCGGGCCGCCCGGAGGGGCGGCGGTGGGGCCCGTCAGCctgcgggagctgctgctggccgcCACGGCCGCCGCCgaggggggtggcggcggcggcaccgccgccgcggcggggccgggagcggcggcggccgccggcgatGAGGAGGTGTGCGTGGTGGGCATCTTCGGGAAGACGGCGCTGCAGCTGTGCTCGGAGAAGGAGGCCCTGGTGAGCACCGTGTGCGACCGGCAGGTCTTCCCCCTCTTCGAGCAGGAGGACCCCGAGCTGGCGGACGGCGCCCCGGGGCAGGAGGGCGAGCCGGCGGCCAAGGACTACAACCAGCTGCAGGCCTACTACAGCCAGGAGAGCCGGGTGCTGTACCTGGTGCTCACCTCCATCTGCGACACCCCGCAGCTGCTGCGGGCTTGCGGGGACCTGGCGGCAGCCGAGAGCAGGGAGGCCGGGCCCGGCCACCCCtccggcggcccggccccgctgcctcaCGCCGAGGCCCACGAGTTCTGGAAGCACCAGGAGAAGCTGCACTGCCTGAGCCTCCTCTACCTCTTCTCTGTCTGCCACATCCTGCTGCTGGTGCACCCCACCTGCTCCTTCGACATCACCTACGACCGCGTCTTCAGGGCGCTGGACGGGCTGCGGCAGAAGGTCCTGCCCTCCCTGAAGGCTGCTATCAAAGACTGCCCGGTCGGCAAGGAGTGGAAGCTCAACTGCAGGCCGTGCCCTCCacgcctcctcttcctcttccagctCAATGGGGCCCTGAAGGTGGATCCCCTCCCGGGCAGGGGCCAGGACCCCTGCGGTCACCTGGAAAAGCCACCCCCCAAGAAGCACTCCCCCAAGAGGAGGTTGCAGCATGCTTTGGAGGATCAGATCTATCGCATCTTCCGCAAGAGCAGGGTGCTAACCAACCAGAGCATCAACTGCCTGTTCACCGTGCCTGCTAACCAGGCCTTCGTGTACATCGTGGCTGGTGGGGCCCAGGACGGAGATGATCCAGTGGCCATGCTTCTTGACCAACTCAGGAGCAACTGCACCATGAGGGAGACCGACTCGCTGCTGGCTCCCACCCTGTCGGGACCCAGGAGGTATCAGATGATGCGGCATGGCAGGCAGCAGCTGTCCTTccatgcagagagcagcagcagcagctccagctcctctggACAGCTTGTGGACTGCACCCTCAAGGAGTTCTTGTGGCAGCACGTGGAGCTGGTGCTCAGCAAGAAGGGCTTTGATGACAGCGTGGGGAGGAACCCGCAGCCCTCTCACTTCGAGCTCCCAACCTACCAGAAGTGGGTTGCTGCAGCTTTAAAACTGTATGAAGTGACCATTGAGGGCAAAGATGATGACCCGACCTCTCTCACTGGGGAACTGAGCTCAAAAATCATGGGCAGCATCAAAGTCTTGGAAGGCTATTTAGATATAGACACCAAGTTCTCCGAAAACCGTTGCCAGAAAGCTCTCCCCATGGCCCACAGCGCCTATCAGTCCAACCTGCCCCACAATTACACCATGACGGTCCATAAGAACCAGTTGGCGCAGGCCCTGCGTGTGTACAGTCAGCATGCCCGCGGCCCAGCCTTTCATAAGTACGCCATGCAGCTTAACGAGGACTGTTACAAGTTTTGGAGCAACGGGCATCAGCTTTGCGAAGAGCGAAGTTTAACTGACCAGCACTGCGTGCATAAGTTTCATCTGCTGCCAAAAGCGG GGGAAAAGCCAGAAGCAGACAGAAATCCTCCAGTTCTGTACCACAACAGCCGGGCTCGTTCCACTGGTGCCTGTAACTGTGGAAGGAAACAAGCTCCTCGGGATGACCCCTTTGATATCAAAGCAGCTAACTATGACTTCTACCAG ctgctggaagaaaaatgctgtgggaaactgGAGCACATCAACTTTCCCGTATTTCAGCCAAGCACACCTGATCCGGCACCTGCTCGGGATGAGTCGTCTCCTGCCCCTCTGGAAGGCGAGACTGagaaacttaaagaaaaagaacctCAGACTCAGGGAGAAAGCACAGGCCTGAGCTTAGCCCTCAGCCTGGGTCAGTCGACGGGCAGCTTGGGCACTTACCCGCCTGACGCCCAGGGTGGAGGGGACAATGCAGAAAGTCACGGGCAGAGTGGGGACTCCAAAAGTGAGAAAAGGCCAAGCCTGGTAGATCGCCAGGCATCCACTGTCGAGTACCTCCCTGGGATGCTCCATTCTAATTGCCCCAAAGGCCTTTTGCCCAAATTCTCCAGCTGGTCACTGGTTAAGCTGGGGCCTGCTAAGGCTTATAACTTCCACACAGGTTTAGATCAACAAGGTTTTATCCCGGGAACAAACTATTTAATGCCTTGGGACATTGTTATCAGGACGAGAACTGAAGATGAAGGAGACTTAGATACCAATTCCTGGCCTGCACCTAACAAGGCTGTTCCTGGAAAAAGAAGCGCGGTTGTGATGGGCAGAGGAAGACGGAGAGATGACATAGCTCGAGCTTTTGTAGGATTTGAATACGAAGACGCACGTGGTAGGAGGTTCATGTGTTCAGGGCCTGATAAGGTCATGAAAGTGATGGGAGGGGGGCCAAAGGAGTCCGCCATCAAAGCCCTCAATTCCGACATGCCGCTGTACATCCTGTCGTCGACTCAGGGACGAGGACTCAAGCCACATTACGCTCAGTTCATGAGACTCTTTGTGGTGGTTCCTGATGCTCCACTGCAGATCACATTAACGCCTCAG GTTCAACCAGGGCCACCACCTTGTCCTGTGTTTTACCCTGAGAAGCAGGAAATAACCCTTCCATCTGATGGACTGTGGGTGCTTAGATTTCCTTACGCGTACGTGACAGAACGTGGACCCTGCTTTCCTCCCAAAGAAAGCCAACAATTAATGAGTTACAAAGTTCTCCGAGGAATACTGAAAGCGATTACACAATAA
- the GDPD1 gene encoding lysophospholipase D GDPD1, whose translation MSATLYLLSTLGGYVLTSALLLKCPGLLHRPKRQSFRCRHISHRGGAGENLENTMAAFHHAVNIGTDMLELDCHLTKDEQVVVSHDENLKRSTGVDVNISDLKYSELPPYLCKLDVTFQKECHCEGKDNRIPLLKEVFEAFPQTPVNIDIKVNNNVLIKKVSELVSQYKREHLTVWGNVSYEVVSKCLKENADIPIIFCLQRVLLLLGLFYTGLLPFIPFKEEFLEIPMPSIILKLKEPQKMTRSQKFIIWLADTLLMRKALFDHLTARGIQVYIWVLNEEQEYKRAFDLGATGVMTDYPTKLKEFLHNYPA comes from the exons ATGTCGGCGACGCTGTACCTGCTCTCCACGCTGGGCGGATACGTCCTCACCTCGGCGCTTCTCCTCAAGTGTCCGGGGCTGCTCCACCGGCCCAAGCGGCAGAGCTTCCGCTGCCGGCACATCTCCCACCGCGGCG gTGCCGGAGAGAACCTGGAAAACACGATGGCAGCCTTTCACCA TGCGGTTAATATAGGAACAGATATGTTGGAGCTAGATTGTCACCTGACGAAAGATGAGCAAGTGGTTGTGTCCCATGATGAGAACCTGAAGAGATCAACAGGAGTTGATGTCAACATATCCGACCTCAAATACTCT GAACTTCCACCATATCTCTGCAAGTTGGATGTCACATTTCAGAAAG AATGTCACTGCGAGGGAAAAGACAACCGTATTCCACTCCTGAAAGAGGTGTTTGAGGCATTTCCGCAAACTCCTGTCAACATCGACATCAAAGTGAACAACAATGTGTTGATCAAAAAG GTTTCGGAGCTGGTGAGTCAGTATAAGCGAGAGCATTTGACGGTATGGGGGAATGTCAGTTATGAGGTTGTATCAAAGTGTCTTAAGGAG AATGCTGACATTCCAATCATCTTCTGTTTGCAACGTGTCCTCCTGCTTCTTGGCCTGTTCTACACTGGTCTGCTGCCATTCATTCCTTTCAAGGAAGAATTCTTGGAAATTCCCATGCCTTCAATCATCCTCAA GCTGAAAGAACCACAGAAGATGACAAGAAGCCAGAAATTTATTATCTGGCTAGCTGACAC aTTGCTAATGCGGAAAGCACTTTTTGACCACCTCACTGCTCGGGGCATTCAG GTGTATATTTGGGTCCTGAATGAAGAACAAGAATACAAGAGGGCATTTGATCTGGGAGCAACTGGAGTGATGACAGACTATCCAACAAAACTTAAGGAGTTTTTACACAATTATCcagcataa